CAAAGCCATCAAATTGAAATGTATTTCTCCTTCACTGTATTTCTGAATGCGCTTTTCAATAATCGGACGTACAACATTAAGCCAATCATCTCCAGCACCCACTGCTCCCAAATCAATAGGCCCTTCCTTCAGACCATCCAGTTCATACAGACGACCATCAACCGGAACATACCCTACGAAGTGGAAGACATCCTCATCTTTATTGGCATGTTTGTTGTCCAGCTCAAACAGTGTCTGGCGAGCAAATGAATTGTGAACTGTCCGTATCTGAGATGCATTACTCATGGCCAGACCTTTGTTGTAAGCGTCGAAGGAAAGGCAGAATTCCTTAAAATCTCGCAACGTGGACCCCAACTGAATGTCAGCATGACCACTGTTCAATAAAATGCTCAAAATGGCCTGAGTCGCACAAGCATTGTTGATCACCTGTTTGGCAAAGAAAATTTTTTCCAGTCGGCTATCCTGCACAATTGATCCGGCCGGTTCGTCATCCTTAACCCATTTGAAAAGGAATATTAAACCGTGAATCGGAGCTAGGTTCTTGAACTGTTCCTCATCCAAGCTCCAAAGTTCCTCGACCTGCACGCCTTCAACACCTGAGTGagagaataaaattaaattaacacAGCTTAGTTTTTAGAGCTAGGTTACACGGCACACCTACCAAATCCGCGAATAAGTTCCGTAAAAACTCCGGGATCGCTCTCAATGAGACACCATTCTCCGGCACTGTCCGCCATTCTGTCGTATGCGTTAAATCCAAAACTTAAGCCAATTAGCTTCAACAAATGTGCAAATGCGCCGATACCGACAATTGGGAGTTCAATACCAGATTTTCACGGATATGAATCTACCGGCTCTAATATCTGTCTTAAAAACTACAGGAAACGAAGCTGACTCTGCCCGGATTGCGATTTTTACAGTGTCATGGCAAATATGCCATTTTTTGGCATCATCATTACCAATCATTATGGATCATCATCATTTGTGGTATCAAGATACATAAGGAATTATAGAAATGGTGGGAATGCTGAACATGGCGATGAGAAAGATGGTGGGCAAGT
This sequence is a window from Uranotaenia lowii strain MFRU-FL chromosome 3, ASM2978415v1, whole genome shotgun sequence. Protein-coding genes within it:
- the LOC129755201 gene encoding ubiquitin carboxyl-terminal hydrolase isozyme L5, which codes for MADSAGEWCLIESDPGVFTELIRGFGVEGVQVEELWSLDEEQFKNLAPIHGLIFLFKWVKDDEPAGSIVQDSRLEKIFFAKQVINNACATQAILSILLNSGHADIQLGSTLRDFKEFCLSFDAYNKGLAMSNASQIRTVHNSFARQTLFELDNKHANKDEDVFHFVGYVPVDGRLYELDGLKEGPIDLGAVGAGDDWLNVVRPIIEKRIQKYSEGEIHFNLMALVSDRQMIYQRQVDQLLKSGDDEMETDTKQNEITRLRMLIEDEVSKRKRYKVENIRRKHNYLPLIVELLKILAQNGQLMPLYEKAKQRATERETVKSVSQK